The Naumovozyma dairenensis CBS 421 chromosome 3, complete genome genome has a window encoding:
- the NDAI0C05700 gene encoding acetyltransferase (similar to Saccharomyces cerevisiae YJL218W) — protein sequence MNLKEYLAILETGKTVEPDSEAYAFMHKVSQEAIKVTMEMNNKYHEPSELRQLFSKLIGKEVDESFGLFPPFYSDCGKRITVGKNVFINAGCKFQDQGGITIGDGCLIGHNAVLATINHGLDPAKRQSLNLAPIVLEENVWLGANVTIIPGVHIGKNSVVSAGAVVTKDVPANSIVVGVPARVIKTLDGASNDEKNTLMNN from the coding sequence ATGAACTTAAAGGAATATTTAGCTATCTTAGAAACTGGTAAAACAGTAGAACCAGACTCCGAAGCTTATGCCTTCATGCATAAAGTTAGTCAAGAAGCAATTAAAGTAACTATGGAaatgaacaacaaataTCATGAACCATCTGAACTTAGACAATTGTTCTCCAAATTAATAGGCAAAGAAGTCGATGAAAGTTTTGGGCTCTTTCCACCTTTCTATTCAGATTGTGGGAAACGTATTACTGTTGGTAAAAACGTCTTTATTAATGCCGGTTGTAAATTTCAAGATCAAGGTGGGATTACGATAGGAGATGGATGTTTGATAGGACATAATGCTGTACTGGCTACTATTAATCATGGTCTTGATCCTGCTAAGAGACAATCCTTGAACTTGGCTCCAATTGTACTCGAAGAAAACGTTTGGTTAGGCGCCAATGTAACTATTATACCTGGTGTTCATATTGGGAAAAACTCAGTAGTAAGCGCGGGAGCAGTCGTTACGAAGGATGTCCCTGCTAATTctattgttgttggtgtACCTGCTCGTGTCATTAAAACATTAGATGGAGCAAGTAACGATGAAAAAAACACTTTGATGAATAATTAA
- the FZO1 gene encoding mitofusin (similar to Saccharomyces cerevisiae FZO1 (YBR179C); ancestral locus Anc_8.573), translating to MSQNTKITVDNKQEKETDDEHQSWPGHNDDALDDNTTLAPSTISYSRNDGTFTTNANDNETLCENTATSWQRGTGHLPQTMSRSKDKMISSQLSQWNYNHNKTMLKRGILQTRDILHELEDENDTRPIFVIHNDPRNKTGENQLHILNLHVKLDGNYSRKDQKDSFGLDKQSISRLFKSQVEKALNHLGSLDKRVDDVSSKVFITGDVNTGKSTFCNSLLKKHVLPEDQLPCTNVFCEILEARENSNIEEVHAILLSQAPTVKDANVVYNIKNRTTYEIYPLNELSELVEKSDRYSLLKVYIKDDKRPAEQSLLRNGTVDISLIDSPGLNMDSIQTAEVMARQEEIDLVIFVVNAENQLTLSAKEFITLASREKKLMFFVVKKFDKIKDKDRCKKLILKQIQELSPETYKSANEFIHFISSYDDENIPSSGQGGDPNDSDNDNDSDIDDFPNNNDPDFDHLEDSLRNFVLKRRSMSKLLPAKTFICKLLSDVETLSSSNMKIYQDEQNEIKKKLKELEPELVEAKSHCNNVTLNVDKLVEDVVNETYEYTNNAISQCLIISPEKYPKYQGLSKIYDFIFATEQFIKNQIIQSVERSESFAIKRTEESVQNINNLGKQQLGDDFMSNRQFNSELMFTRRSDVTIRQLSSPLHIVDLFAPSWESFIHYLSWGLFNGRPQIETIENKQSDMNSKGTLSTALGLKDYPLVQYWTKPSLLFTSKVPALVVYSFGGAKIVGNLIINGITTFSWRTLGQVSGSILVITSLLGVAYFIHDLPRALPLNISSKYKTKLENLDYIRNNSDRISKEVRNVLKIPTREILRSCQLVMDKKEGNKRELERTQEDNKISYNFFHKLSERATSQRAIVESINLEVD from the coding sequence ATGTCTCAAAATACCAAAATTACTGTCGATAATAAACAGGAGAAGGAGACCGATGACGAACACCAATCTTGGCCTGGGCATAACGATGATGCTCTTGACGACAATACTACCTTAGCACCATCAACGATATCTTACTCAAGAAATGATGGTACATTCACAACGAAtgctaatgataatgaaacaCTATGTGAAAATACCGCAACTTCGTGGCAAAGAGGAACTGGTCACTTACCACAAACGATGTCCCGTTCTAAGGATAAAATGATATCATCCCAGTTAAGCCAATGGAattataatcataataaGACTATGTTAAAACGAGGCATCTTACAAACACGGGATATATTACATGAActagaagatgaaaatgatacaCGTCCTATATTTGTAATACATAATGACCCAAGGAATAAAACTGGCGAAAATCAACtacatattttgaatttacaTGTCAAATTAGATGGGAATTACTCAAGGAAAGATCAAAAAGATAGTTTTGGCTTAGATAAACAATCCATTTCtagattatttaaatcacAAGTAGAAAAGGCTTTGAATCATTTAGGGTCCTTGGATAAAAGAGTGGATGATGTTTCATCAAAAGTGTTCATCACTGGTGATGTCAATACGGGGAAATCGacattttgtaattctctattgaaaaagcaTGTTTTACCTGAAGATCAATTACCATGTACCAATGTATTTTGTGAGATTTTAGAAGCAAGGGAGAATTCAAATATCGAAGAAGTGCATGCAATATTACTTTCACAGGCACCCACCGTGAAAGATGCAAATGTGGTGTATAACATTAAAAATAGAACCACATATGAAATATATccattaaatgaattatcGGAGTTAGTAGAGAAAAGTGACAGGTATTCCCTTCTAaaagtatatattaaagatgataaaagACCAGCTGAACAAAGTTTATTGAGAAACGGTACAGTCGacatttcattaattgattcTCCCGGTTTGAATATGGACTCTATACAGACGGCAGAGGTTATGGCAAgacaagaagaaattgatttaGTGATATTCGTTGTAAATGCTGAAAATCAATTGACTTTATCAGcaaaagaatttattaccTTAGCTTCAAGAGAGAAAAAGCTAATGTTTTTTGtagtaaaaaaatttgataaaatcaAAGATAAGGACCGTTGCAAGAAATTAATTCTGaaacaaattcaagaattatCACCAGAAACATACAAAAGTGCCAATgaattcattcatttcatATCGAgttatgatgatgaaaatatacCTTCTTCAGGTCAAGGAGGAGATCCGAATGATTCAGATAACGATAATGATAGTGATATTGACGATTTCcccaataataatgaccCAGATTTTGATCACCTTGAAGATTCATTACGTAATTTTGTCTTGAAAAGAAGATCAATGTCAAAATTACTGCCCGCAAAAACATTCATTTGTAAACTTTTATCTGATGTGGAAACTTTAAGTTCATCAAACATGAAGATATATCAGGATgaacaaaatgaaataaagaagaaattaaaggaattagAACCTGAATTAGTGGAAGCCAAATCTCATTGTAATAACGTCACACTAAACGTCGATAAACTAGTAGAAGACGTTGTAAATGAAACCTACGAGTATACCAATAATGCAATATCACAATGTTTGATTATATCACCCGAAAAGTACCCTAAATACCAAGgattatcaaaaatatatgacTTCATATTTGCTACAGAACAATTCATCAAAAACCAAATTATCCAAAGTGTTGAAAGAAGTGAATCATTTGCAATAAAAAGAACTGAAGAAAGtgttcaaaatattaataatctTGGGAAGCAACAATTAGGAGACGATTTTATGTCTAACCGTCAATTTAATAGTGAATTAATGTTTACTCGCAGATCTGATGTAACGATTCGACAATTATCATCACCTTTACATattgttgatttatttgCACCTTCATGGGAAAGTTTTATCCATTACTTAAGTTGGGGTCTTTTCAATGGTCGTCCGCAGATTGAGACAATCGAAAATAAGCAAAGTGATATGAACTCAAAGGGAACATTAAGTACAGCCCTAGGTTTGAAGGATTATCCACTAGTACAATATTGGACGAAACCGTCATTGTTGTTTACATCAAAAGTCCCAGCATTAGTTGTTTATTCATTTGGAGGAGCCAAGATAGTAGGtaatttaattattaatgGGATAACGACATTCTCATGGAGAACCCTGGGACAAGTTTCTGGTTCCATATTAGTTATTACTTCGTTATTAGGTGTTGCGTACTTTATCCACGACCTTCCTAGAGCATTGCCATTGAATATATCTTCCAAGTACAAAactaaattagaaaatttagATTATATCCGTAATAATTCTGATAGAATTTCCAAAGAAGTTCGTAATGTTCTCAAGATTCCAACGAGAGAAATTCTTCGTTCATGTCAATTGGTTATGGATAAGAAAGAAGGCAATAAGAGGGAGCTAGAAAGAACCCAAGAGGACAACAAGATATCGTACAATTTCTTTCATAAACTGTCAGAAAGAGCAACATCACAACGTGCAATTGTGGAAAGTATTAATCTCGAGGTAGATTAA